From a single Solenopsis invicta isolate M01_SB chromosome 4, UNIL_Sinv_3.0, whole genome shotgun sequence genomic region:
- the LOC105200430 gene encoding voltage-dependent calcium channel subunit alpha-2/delta-3 isoform X1: MSSTVGRCCIFYFVLMFVACLAKNAHIVTRWADKLGTELWELANEVARPEELLEKYKSMNARVEDKSGEDLINIISENVGRMLRRKIDAVTCIQIAAEKAAESWEPVKNWDSIFLDGNFSYASSKCSPAHVIGHDSAKKMKYCNRTVKNSTTGGPEPVVVFREMELISDSHFYNIPVNTSYSSVHIPTNVYDLTRNVIEDIAKSEPLDETFRQNYESDPALSWQYFGTVTGMLRQYPAMQWRTNKNDDDGDDDDDDDDDDDDDDDDDDGGGGGGGGGGGGGDDDDNDDCDGDDDNDNADLYDCRLRSWFIEATTCSKDMVILMDASGSMKGMENTIAKTTVSAILDTLSNNDFVAFLNFSKEATETVPCFKNMLIQATPENLDTLKKSMDKFQINGTSDLPAAFTKAFSLLETYRETRGCDVDLPCNQLIMLITDNVPGGTLGNNLKEVFKKWNWKENSTHVPVRVFTYLIGKEATMTDDVQWMVRSCLNRGDCYNVRTLEEVREQVLKYIPVVARPLVLQSVVHPIAWTHVYADVTSPALAAWLWLVMEHEEQKSRLQKYLKGKQLGVRINEDAIYIQQLHKDENIEADPSTLNTTAKQEYRLLTSVSTPVFYRKSNMTDATNDTLLGVAGTDIPIDDIRRLTLPYKLGVNGYAFIVSNNGYVILHPDLRPVYKGRLKLNYNSVDLTEVEIHDDGGGPRNPGPKLLELRSALVKHQRGNMTGVPVKLHYDDNRRINLEKRDYFYAPLLGTPFSLAVVIPNYGTTWIKVGDEIRRNQNMNVNVSDYFVGDHWRIHPSWVYCRYHYLKDHKFNSSEDELHHFLALMSRPGWRWSEQYEAYPSIDENVDEEPDCGSRTLKHDDYYCNKELMQLLVFDAKATNNSFYSDYVEDLPPKARNLAHLYGIFVRFVATQSGLTRWHHLRTSKSPGVDDGIVFGDLYKRAVNEPWYKGAIFQNELDPDSISLSVPSEAGADAIITASMSLSPKDGGKKAPAAVIGFQMPMTDFYERFIAITSVTTNSNMNCAHKWIDCYLLDQNGYVVISDAHNDTGQFMGTQEGAVMLSMVKQGLYKPVDIYDYQAWCQETRIGNSAISLMEPLQHIAKMLLWFLLRLIWFATQFVNLPGIHGKVHLDEDAPDPPPPPKPCLYHYPCDQQRTLYMLNETIAAKGITNHTDYCSRPFYAQKVVHTNLLLVVVDSMYPTCYRRLEVTPVTILPFEYTNSTADEPCHKISLNDLKKRRLRGCFTEHPLEHVTYGCGASELMVSLSLLFFIHGNNPSWLVLYPWLENGG, encoded by the exons ATGTCGTCGACTGTAGGACGATGTTGCatcttttattttgtgttaatgtTCGTCGCATGTCTGGCTAAAAACGCGCATAT tgTGACTAGATGGGCGGACAAATTGGGTACAGAGTTATGGGAACTCGCAAACGAAGTGGCCCGGCCCGAGGAATTGCTGGAA AAATACAAGAGCATGAATGCGCGAGTTGAAGACAAGTCCGGAGAAGATTTGATCAACATAATCAGTGAAAATGTAGGTAGGATGCTGCGTCGAAAAATAGACGCGGTTACTTGCATTCAGATAGCAGCTGAGAAGGCTGCGGAAAGTTGGGAACCTGTGAAGAATTGGGACTCAATTTTCTTGGATGGCAACTTCTCTTATGCTTCCAGCAAATGCAGTCCTGCTCATGTCATCGGACATGATTCagcaaagaaaatgaaatattgtaaCAGGACTGTAAAGAACAGTACTACTGGTGGCCCTGAACCTGTAGTCGTGTTCAG AGAAATGGAATTGATCTCGGATTCGCATTTTTATAACATCCCAGTAAATACAAGTTACTCATCGGTTCATATACCGACCAACGTATACGATCTCACGCGAAATGTAATTGAAGACATCGCCAAGAGTGAACCGTTGGACGAAACGTTTCGTCAGAATTATGAATCCGATCCGGCATTATCGTGGCAATATTTTGGTACAGTCACTGGTATGCTTCGACAATATCCTGCTATGCAATGGCGAACAAATAAgaatgatgatgatggtgatgatgatgatgatgatgatgatgatgatgatgatgatgatgatgatgatgatggtggtggtggtggtggtggtggtggtggtggtggtggtgatgatgatgataatgatgattgtgatggtgatgatgataatgataatgctGATCTGTATGACTGCAGGCTACGTAGTTGGTTTATAGAGGCAACCACGTGCAGCAAAGATATGGTGATTCTAATGGACGCCAGCGGCAGCATGAAAGGCATGGAAAACACGATCG CAAAGACAACGGTGAGCGCAATTCTGGATACCTTGTCGAACAACGACTTCGTCGCGTTTCTGAATTTTTCCAAAGAGGCGACCGAGACTGTGCCATGTTTTAAGAATATGCTGATTCAAGCCACTCCGGAGAATCTTGATACTCTTAAGAAATCCATGGACAAATTTCAGATAAATGGTACTTCTGATCTCCCAGCGGCCTTCACTAAGGCGTTTAGTCTACTCGAAACTTATCGGGAAACACGGGGTTGTGACGTGGACTTGCCGTGTAATCAGCTTATTATGCTTATTACTGATAATGTTCCCGGAGGGACATTAGGAAATAATCTAAAGGAG gtatttaaaaaatggaattggAAAGAAAATAGTACTCATGTACCGGTGCGAGTGTTTACGTATCTTATAGGCAAAGAAGCGACAATGACGGACGACGTCCAGTGGATGGTGAGATCGTGTCTGAATCGTGGCGACTGCTACAATGTGCGAACTCTGGAAGAAGTGCGTGAGCAAGTGCTCAAGTACATCCCGGTTGTGGCGCGTCCCTTGGTGCTTCAGAGTGTCGTACACCCTATTGCGTGGACGCATGTTTATGCCGATGTCACG AGTCCGGCACTTGCCGCTTGGCTGTGGCTGGTGATGGAGCATGAGGAACAAAAGTCGCGTCTACAAAAGTATCTGAAAGGAAAACAGCTGGGCGTGCGAATAAACGAGGATGCAATCTACATACAGCAG CTGCACAAAGACGAGAATATTGAGGCGGATCCGTCTACCCTGAACACCACCGCTAAGCAAGAATATAGACTGTTGACTTCCGTAAGCACACCTGTGTTCTATCGCAAAAGCAACATGACAGATGCAACGAATGACACATTGCTCGGCGTGGCTGGCACGGATATACCGATTGACGACATTCGCAGGCTTACGTTGCCGTATAAACTCGGTGTGAACGGCTACGCCTTTATTGTATCCAACAATGGTTATGTGATATTGCATCCAGATCTTCGACCGGTTTACAAAGGCCGCCTTAAATTGAACTATAACAGCGTCGACCTCACGGAGGTGGAGATACATGACGACGGGGGCGGACCGAG AAATCCGGGTCCCAAATTATTGGAACTGAGATCAGCCTTGGTGAAGCACCAACGAGGTAATATGACTGGGGTTCCCGTGAAATTGCATTACGATGACAATCGTCGGATCAATCTTGAGAAACGTGATTACTTTTATGCACCCTTACTTGGCACTCCATTTAGCCTTGCGGTTGTTATACCCAACTACGGAACTACTTGGATTAAG GTCGGTGACGAAATCCGCAGAAACCAGAACATGAACGTAAATGTGTCGGACTACTTTGTGGGCGATCATTGGCGCATACATCCAAGCTGGGTGTATTGCCGTTATCACTACCTAAAGGATCATAAATTCAATAGTTCGGAAGATGAGTTGCATCACTTCTTGGCGCTGATGAGCCGACCTGGCTGGCGCTGGTCTGAGCAATATGAAGCTTATCCATCTATAGATGAAAATGTCGATGAAGAACCCGACTGTGGCAGTCGAACACTCAAGCACGATGACTACTACTGCAACAAGGAGCTTATGCAGTTACTCGTGTTTGATGCCAAGGCAACAAACAACAGCTTTTACAGTGACTATGTTGAGGATTTGCCTCCGAAGGCTCGAAATCTGGCACATCTCTATGGTATTTTTGTAAGATTTGTCGCGACGCAAAGCGGCCTCACTAGATGGCATCATCTTAGGACCAGCAAATCACCAGGTGTGGACGACGGCATTGTCTTCGGTGACCTTTATAAACGAGCAGTGAATGAGCCTTGGTATAAAGGCGCGATCTTTCAAAATGAGCTAGATCCCGATAGTATTTCTTTATCTG TTCCATCGGAAGCAGGCGCAGATGCAATAATAACAGCTTCGATGAGCCTATCGCCTAAAGACGGTGGCAAGAAAGCGCCGGCAGCCGTAATAGGTTTTCAGATGCCAATGACAGATTTTTACGAGCGATTCATCGCAATAACTTCAGTAACGACGAACTCGAACATGAATTGTGCCCATAAATGGATCGACTGCTACCTGTTAGATCAGAATGGCTACGTGGTGATCTCGGACGCACATAACGACACTGGGCAATTTATGGGCACTCAGGAGGGCGCCGTCATGCTCTCCATGGTCAAGCAGGGTCTTTACAAACCGGTAGACATCTATGATTATCAAGCATGGTGTCAGGAAACC CGAATCGGCAACTCCGCCATCAGTTTGATGGAGCCACTGCAacatattgcaaaaatgttgcTCTGGTTTTTGCTACGGTTGATATGGTTTGCGACCCAGTTTGTAAACTTACCTGGTATTCACGGCAAAGTCCACTTGGATGAGGATGCACCTGATCCGCCACCACCACCGAAACCCTGTCTCTATCACTATCCCTGCGATCAACAGCGAACGCTTTATATGTTGAATGAGACAATTGCTGCTAAAGGCATTACCAACCACACCGATTACTGCTCGCGACCTTTCTACGCtcagaaa
- the LOC105200430 gene encoding voltage-dependent calcium channel subunit alpha-2/delta-3 isoform X3 produces MSSTVGRCCIFYFVLMFVACLAKNAHIVTRWADKLGTELWELANEVARPEELLEKYKSMNARVEDKSGEDLINIISENVGRMLRRKIDAVTCIQIAAEKAAESWEPVKNWDSIFLDGNFSYASSKCSPAHVIGHDSAKKMKYCNRTVKNSTTGGPEPVVVFREMELISDSHFYNIPVNTSYSSVHIPTNVYDLTRNVIEDIAKSEPLDETFRQNYESDPALSWQYFGTVTGMLRQYPAMQWRTNKNDDDGDDDDDDDDDDDDDDDDDDGGGGGGGGGGGGGDDDDNDDCDGDDDNDNADLYDCRLRSWFIEATTCSKDMVILMDASGSMKGMENTIAKTTVSAILDTLSNNDFVAFLNFSKEATETVPCFKNMLIQATPENLDTLKKSMDKFQINGTSDLPAAFTKAFSLLETYRETRGCDVDLPCNQLIMLITDNVPGGTLGNNLKEVFKKWNWKENSTHVPVRVFTYLIGKEATMTDDVQWMVRSCLNRGDCYNVRTLEEVREQVLKYIPVVARPLVLQSVVHPIAWTHVYADVTSPALAAWLWLVMEHEEQKSRLQKYLKGKQLGVRINEDAIYIQQLHKDENIEADPSTLNTTAKQEYRLLTSVSTPVFYRKSNMTDATNDTLLGVAGTDIPIDDIRRLTLPYKLGVNGYAFIVSNNGYVILHPDLRPVYKGRLKLNYNSVDLTEVEIHDDGGGPRNPGPKLLELRSALVKHQRGNMTGVPVKLHYDDNRRINLEKRDYFYAPLLGTPFSLAVVIPNYGTTWIKVGDEIRRNQNMNVNVSDYFVGDHWRIHPSWVYCRYHYLKDHKFNSSEDELHHFLALMSRPGWRWSEQYEAYPSIDENVDEEPDCGSRTLKHDDYYCNKELMQLLVFDAKATNNSFYSDYVEDLPPKARNLAHLYGIFVRFVATQSGLTRWHHLRTSKSPGVDDGIVFGDLYKRAVNEPWYKGAIFQNELDPDSISLSVPSEAGADAIITASMSLSPKDGGKKAPAAVIGFQMPMTDFYERFIAITSVTTNSNMNCAHKWIDCYLLDQNGYVVISDAHNDTGQFMGTQEGAVMLSMVKQGLYKPVDIYDYQAWCQETRIGNSAISLMEPLQHIAKMLLWFLLRLIWFATQFVNLPGIHGKVHLDEDAPDPPPPPKPCLYHYPCDQQRTLYMLNETIAAKGITNHTDYCSRPFYAQKVVHTNLLLVVVDSMYPTCYRRLEVTPVTILPFEYTNSTADEPCHKISLNDLKKRRLRGCFTEHPLEHVTYGCGASELMVSLSLLYIIFFYSWK; encoded by the exons ATGTCGTCGACTGTAGGACGATGTTGCatcttttattttgtgttaatgtTCGTCGCATGTCTGGCTAAAAACGCGCATAT tgTGACTAGATGGGCGGACAAATTGGGTACAGAGTTATGGGAACTCGCAAACGAAGTGGCCCGGCCCGAGGAATTGCTGGAA AAATACAAGAGCATGAATGCGCGAGTTGAAGACAAGTCCGGAGAAGATTTGATCAACATAATCAGTGAAAATGTAGGTAGGATGCTGCGTCGAAAAATAGACGCGGTTACTTGCATTCAGATAGCAGCTGAGAAGGCTGCGGAAAGTTGGGAACCTGTGAAGAATTGGGACTCAATTTTCTTGGATGGCAACTTCTCTTATGCTTCCAGCAAATGCAGTCCTGCTCATGTCATCGGACATGATTCagcaaagaaaatgaaatattgtaaCAGGACTGTAAAGAACAGTACTACTGGTGGCCCTGAACCTGTAGTCGTGTTCAG AGAAATGGAATTGATCTCGGATTCGCATTTTTATAACATCCCAGTAAATACAAGTTACTCATCGGTTCATATACCGACCAACGTATACGATCTCACGCGAAATGTAATTGAAGACATCGCCAAGAGTGAACCGTTGGACGAAACGTTTCGTCAGAATTATGAATCCGATCCGGCATTATCGTGGCAATATTTTGGTACAGTCACTGGTATGCTTCGACAATATCCTGCTATGCAATGGCGAACAAATAAgaatgatgatgatggtgatgatgatgatgatgatgatgatgatgatgatgatgatgatgatgatgatgatggtggtggtggtggtggtggtggtggtggtggtggtggtgatgatgatgataatgatgattgtgatggtgatgatgataatgataatgctGATCTGTATGACTGCAGGCTACGTAGTTGGTTTATAGAGGCAACCACGTGCAGCAAAGATATGGTGATTCTAATGGACGCCAGCGGCAGCATGAAAGGCATGGAAAACACGATCG CAAAGACAACGGTGAGCGCAATTCTGGATACCTTGTCGAACAACGACTTCGTCGCGTTTCTGAATTTTTCCAAAGAGGCGACCGAGACTGTGCCATGTTTTAAGAATATGCTGATTCAAGCCACTCCGGAGAATCTTGATACTCTTAAGAAATCCATGGACAAATTTCAGATAAATGGTACTTCTGATCTCCCAGCGGCCTTCACTAAGGCGTTTAGTCTACTCGAAACTTATCGGGAAACACGGGGTTGTGACGTGGACTTGCCGTGTAATCAGCTTATTATGCTTATTACTGATAATGTTCCCGGAGGGACATTAGGAAATAATCTAAAGGAG gtatttaaaaaatggaattggAAAGAAAATAGTACTCATGTACCGGTGCGAGTGTTTACGTATCTTATAGGCAAAGAAGCGACAATGACGGACGACGTCCAGTGGATGGTGAGATCGTGTCTGAATCGTGGCGACTGCTACAATGTGCGAACTCTGGAAGAAGTGCGTGAGCAAGTGCTCAAGTACATCCCGGTTGTGGCGCGTCCCTTGGTGCTTCAGAGTGTCGTACACCCTATTGCGTGGACGCATGTTTATGCCGATGTCACG AGTCCGGCACTTGCCGCTTGGCTGTGGCTGGTGATGGAGCATGAGGAACAAAAGTCGCGTCTACAAAAGTATCTGAAAGGAAAACAGCTGGGCGTGCGAATAAACGAGGATGCAATCTACATACAGCAG CTGCACAAAGACGAGAATATTGAGGCGGATCCGTCTACCCTGAACACCACCGCTAAGCAAGAATATAGACTGTTGACTTCCGTAAGCACACCTGTGTTCTATCGCAAAAGCAACATGACAGATGCAACGAATGACACATTGCTCGGCGTGGCTGGCACGGATATACCGATTGACGACATTCGCAGGCTTACGTTGCCGTATAAACTCGGTGTGAACGGCTACGCCTTTATTGTATCCAACAATGGTTATGTGATATTGCATCCAGATCTTCGACCGGTTTACAAAGGCCGCCTTAAATTGAACTATAACAGCGTCGACCTCACGGAGGTGGAGATACATGACGACGGGGGCGGACCGAG AAATCCGGGTCCCAAATTATTGGAACTGAGATCAGCCTTGGTGAAGCACCAACGAGGTAATATGACTGGGGTTCCCGTGAAATTGCATTACGATGACAATCGTCGGATCAATCTTGAGAAACGTGATTACTTTTATGCACCCTTACTTGGCACTCCATTTAGCCTTGCGGTTGTTATACCCAACTACGGAACTACTTGGATTAAG GTCGGTGACGAAATCCGCAGAAACCAGAACATGAACGTAAATGTGTCGGACTACTTTGTGGGCGATCATTGGCGCATACATCCAAGCTGGGTGTATTGCCGTTATCACTACCTAAAGGATCATAAATTCAATAGTTCGGAAGATGAGTTGCATCACTTCTTGGCGCTGATGAGCCGACCTGGCTGGCGCTGGTCTGAGCAATATGAAGCTTATCCATCTATAGATGAAAATGTCGATGAAGAACCCGACTGTGGCAGTCGAACACTCAAGCACGATGACTACTACTGCAACAAGGAGCTTATGCAGTTACTCGTGTTTGATGCCAAGGCAACAAACAACAGCTTTTACAGTGACTATGTTGAGGATTTGCCTCCGAAGGCTCGAAATCTGGCACATCTCTATGGTATTTTTGTAAGATTTGTCGCGACGCAAAGCGGCCTCACTAGATGGCATCATCTTAGGACCAGCAAATCACCAGGTGTGGACGACGGCATTGTCTTCGGTGACCTTTATAAACGAGCAGTGAATGAGCCTTGGTATAAAGGCGCGATCTTTCAAAATGAGCTAGATCCCGATAGTATTTCTTTATCTG TTCCATCGGAAGCAGGCGCAGATGCAATAATAACAGCTTCGATGAGCCTATCGCCTAAAGACGGTGGCAAGAAAGCGCCGGCAGCCGTAATAGGTTTTCAGATGCCAATGACAGATTTTTACGAGCGATTCATCGCAATAACTTCAGTAACGACGAACTCGAACATGAATTGTGCCCATAAATGGATCGACTGCTACCTGTTAGATCAGAATGGCTACGTGGTGATCTCGGACGCACATAACGACACTGGGCAATTTATGGGCACTCAGGAGGGCGCCGTCATGCTCTCCATGGTCAAGCAGGGTCTTTACAAACCGGTAGACATCTATGATTATCAAGCATGGTGTCAGGAAACC CGAATCGGCAACTCCGCCATCAGTTTGATGGAGCCACTGCAacatattgcaaaaatgttgcTCTGGTTTTTGCTACGGTTGATATGGTTTGCGACCCAGTTTGTAAACTTACCTGGTATTCACGGCAAAGTCCACTTGGATGAGGATGCACCTGATCCGCCACCACCACCGAAACCCTGTCTCTATCACTATCCCTGCGATCAACAGCGAACGCTTTATATGTTGAATGAGACAATTGCTGCTAAAGGCATTACCAACCACACCGATTACTGCTCGCGACCTTTCTACGCtcagaaa
- the LOC105200430 gene encoding voltage-dependent calcium channel subunit alpha-2/delta-3 isoform X5, with translation MSSTVGRCCIFYFVLMFVACLAKNAHIVTRWADKLGTELWELANEVARPEELLEKYKSMNARVEDKSGEDLINIISENVGRMLRRKIDAVTCIQIAAEKAAESWEPVKNWDSIFLDGNFSYASSKCSPAHVIGHDSAKKMKYCNRTVKNSTTGGPEPVVVFREMELISDSHFYNIPVNTSYSSVHIPTNVYDLTRNVIEDIAKSEPLDETFRQNYESDPALSWQYFGTVTGMLRQYPAMQWRTNKNDDDGDDDDDDDDDDDDDDDDDDGGGGGGGGGGGGGDDDDNDDCDGDDDNDNADLYDCRLRSWFIEATTCSKDMVILMDASGSMKGMENTIAKTTVSAILDTLSNNDFVAFLNFSKEATETVPCFKNMLIQATPENLDTLKKSMDKFQINGTSDLPAAFTKAFSLLETYRETRGCDVDLPCNQLIMLITDNVPGGTLGNNLKEVFKKWNWKENSTHVPVRVFTYLIGKEATMTDDVQWMVRSCLNRGDCYNVRTLEEVREQVLKYIPVVARPLVLQSVVHPIAWTHVYADVTLHKDENIEADPSTLNTTAKQEYRLLTSVSTPVFYRKSNMTDATNDTLLGVAGTDIPIDDIRRLTLPYKLGVNGYAFIVSNNGYVILHPDLRPVYKGRLKLNYNSVDLTEVEIHDDGGGPRNPGPKLLELRSALVKHQRGNMTGVPVKLHYDDNRRINLEKRDYFYAPLLGTPFSLAVVIPNYGTTWIKVGDEIRRNQNMNVNVSDYFVGDHWRIHPSWVYCRYHYLKDHKFNSSEDELHHFLALMSRPGWRWSEQYEAYPSIDENVDEEPDCGSRTLKHDDYYCNKELMQLLVFDAKATNNSFYSDYVEDLPPKARNLAHLYGIFVRFVATQSGLTRWHHLRTSKSPGVDDGIVFGDLYKRAVNEPWYKGAIFQNELDPDSISLSVPSEAGADAIITASMSLSPKDGGKKAPAAVIGFQMPMTDFYERFIAITSVTTNSNMNCAHKWIDCYLLDQNGYVVISDAHNDTGQFMGTQEGAVMLSMVKQGLYKPVDIYDYQAWCQETRIGNSAISLMEPLQHIAKMLLWFLLRLIWFATQFVNLPGIHGKVHLDEDAPDPPPPPKPCLYHYPCDQQRTLYMLNETIAAKGITNHTDYCSRPFYAQKVVHTNLLLVVVDSMYPTCYRRLEVTPVTILPFEYTNSTADEPCHKISLNDLKKRRLRGCFTEHPLEHVTYGCGASELMVSLSLLYIIVAKILCFFYNIN, from the exons ATGTCGTCGACTGTAGGACGATGTTGCatcttttattttgtgttaatgtTCGTCGCATGTCTGGCTAAAAACGCGCATAT tgTGACTAGATGGGCGGACAAATTGGGTACAGAGTTATGGGAACTCGCAAACGAAGTGGCCCGGCCCGAGGAATTGCTGGAA AAATACAAGAGCATGAATGCGCGAGTTGAAGACAAGTCCGGAGAAGATTTGATCAACATAATCAGTGAAAATGTAGGTAGGATGCTGCGTCGAAAAATAGACGCGGTTACTTGCATTCAGATAGCAGCTGAGAAGGCTGCGGAAAGTTGGGAACCTGTGAAGAATTGGGACTCAATTTTCTTGGATGGCAACTTCTCTTATGCTTCCAGCAAATGCAGTCCTGCTCATGTCATCGGACATGATTCagcaaagaaaatgaaatattgtaaCAGGACTGTAAAGAACAGTACTACTGGTGGCCCTGAACCTGTAGTCGTGTTCAG AGAAATGGAATTGATCTCGGATTCGCATTTTTATAACATCCCAGTAAATACAAGTTACTCATCGGTTCATATACCGACCAACGTATACGATCTCACGCGAAATGTAATTGAAGACATCGCCAAGAGTGAACCGTTGGACGAAACGTTTCGTCAGAATTATGAATCCGATCCGGCATTATCGTGGCAATATTTTGGTACAGTCACTGGTATGCTTCGACAATATCCTGCTATGCAATGGCGAACAAATAAgaatgatgatgatggtgatgatgatgatgatgatgatgatgatgatgatgatgatgatgatgatgatgatggtggtggtggtggtggtggtggtggtggtggtggtggtgatgatgatgataatgatgattgtgatggtgatgatgataatgataatgctGATCTGTATGACTGCAGGCTACGTAGTTGGTTTATAGAGGCAACCACGTGCAGCAAAGATATGGTGATTCTAATGGACGCCAGCGGCAGCATGAAAGGCATGGAAAACACGATCG CAAAGACAACGGTGAGCGCAATTCTGGATACCTTGTCGAACAACGACTTCGTCGCGTTTCTGAATTTTTCCAAAGAGGCGACCGAGACTGTGCCATGTTTTAAGAATATGCTGATTCAAGCCACTCCGGAGAATCTTGATACTCTTAAGAAATCCATGGACAAATTTCAGATAAATGGTACTTCTGATCTCCCAGCGGCCTTCACTAAGGCGTTTAGTCTACTCGAAACTTATCGGGAAACACGGGGTTGTGACGTGGACTTGCCGTGTAATCAGCTTATTATGCTTATTACTGATAATGTTCCCGGAGGGACATTAGGAAATAATCTAAAGGAG gtatttaaaaaatggaattggAAAGAAAATAGTACTCATGTACCGGTGCGAGTGTTTACGTATCTTATAGGCAAAGAAGCGACAATGACGGACGACGTCCAGTGGATGGTGAGATCGTGTCTGAATCGTGGCGACTGCTACAATGTGCGAACTCTGGAAGAAGTGCGTGAGCAAGTGCTCAAGTACATCCCGGTTGTGGCGCGTCCCTTGGTGCTTCAGAGTGTCGTACACCCTATTGCGTGGACGCATGTTTATGCCGATGTCACG CTGCACAAAGACGAGAATATTGAGGCGGATCCGTCTACCCTGAACACCACCGCTAAGCAAGAATATAGACTGTTGACTTCCGTAAGCACACCTGTGTTCTATCGCAAAAGCAACATGACAGATGCAACGAATGACACATTGCTCGGCGTGGCTGGCACGGATATACCGATTGACGACATTCGCAGGCTTACGTTGCCGTATAAACTCGGTGTGAACGGCTACGCCTTTATTGTATCCAACAATGGTTATGTGATATTGCATCCAGATCTTCGACCGGTTTACAAAGGCCGCCTTAAATTGAACTATAACAGCGTCGACCTCACGGAGGTGGAGATACATGACGACGGGGGCGGACCGAG AAATCCGGGTCCCAAATTATTGGAACTGAGATCAGCCTTGGTGAAGCACCAACGAGGTAATATGACTGGGGTTCCCGTGAAATTGCATTACGATGACAATCGTCGGATCAATCTTGAGAAACGTGATTACTTTTATGCACCCTTACTTGGCACTCCATTTAGCCTTGCGGTTGTTATACCCAACTACGGAACTACTTGGATTAAG GTCGGTGACGAAATCCGCAGAAACCAGAACATGAACGTAAATGTGTCGGACTACTTTGTGGGCGATCATTGGCGCATACATCCAAGCTGGGTGTATTGCCGTTATCACTACCTAAAGGATCATAAATTCAATAGTTCGGAAGATGAGTTGCATCACTTCTTGGCGCTGATGAGCCGACCTGGCTGGCGCTGGTCTGAGCAATATGAAGCTTATCCATCTATAGATGAAAATGTCGATGAAGAACCCGACTGTGGCAGTCGAACACTCAAGCACGATGACTACTACTGCAACAAGGAGCTTATGCAGTTACTCGTGTTTGATGCCAAGGCAACAAACAACAGCTTTTACAGTGACTATGTTGAGGATTTGCCTCCGAAGGCTCGAAATCTGGCACATCTCTATGGTATTTTTGTAAGATTTGTCGCGACGCAAAGCGGCCTCACTAGATGGCATCATCTTAGGACCAGCAAATCACCAGGTGTGGACGACGGCATTGTCTTCGGTGACCTTTATAAACGAGCAGTGAATGAGCCTTGGTATAAAGGCGCGATCTTTCAAAATGAGCTAGATCCCGATAGTATTTCTTTATCTG TTCCATCGGAAGCAGGCGCAGATGCAATAATAACAGCTTCGATGAGCCTATCGCCTAAAGACGGTGGCAAGAAAGCGCCGGCAGCCGTAATAGGTTTTCAGATGCCAATGACAGATTTTTACGAGCGATTCATCGCAATAACTTCAGTAACGACGAACTCGAACATGAATTGTGCCCATAAATGGATCGACTGCTACCTGTTAGATCAGAATGGCTACGTGGTGATCTCGGACGCACATAACGACACTGGGCAATTTATGGGCACTCAGGAGGGCGCCGTCATGCTCTCCATGGTCAAGCAGGGTCTTTACAAACCGGTAGACATCTATGATTATCAAGCATGGTGTCAGGAAACC CGAATCGGCAACTCCGCCATCAGTTTGATGGAGCCACTGCAacatattgcaaaaatgttgcTCTGGTTTTTGCTACGGTTGATATGGTTTGCGACCCAGTTTGTAAACTTACCTGGTATTCACGGCAAAGTCCACTTGGATGAGGATGCACCTGATCCGCCACCACCACCGAAACCCTGTCTCTATCACTATCCCTGCGATCAACAGCGAACGCTTTATATGTTGAATGAGACAATTGCTGCTAAAGGCATTACCAACCACACCGATTACTGCTCGCGACCTTTCTACGCtcagaaa